The following is a genomic window from Photobacterium sp. GJ3.
TTCCGCCAGCTGATGGATTACGCGGGCGCAATCACTGGATTCAAGCCCTCGAAAGACCCGTTTTTCATGTCGATGCAGGCCAGCATTCGTGCTTTTTATCAGTCGATTGAAACCAAACAACACCCGATTCACAATGCAACCTTTGGCCGCACGCTGGTGGCCCTCTGTCACCAACTGGCCGATAAGAGTCAGGGGGCGCAGCATCTGCAAACCACCCAAGCACCCGCCGCCAAACCACAGGCAATGCCGCTGACAGACCAGCGTCCATACGACGTGCTGGTCATTGGTGGCACCGGCTTCATCGGCCGTCATGTGGTCCGCCAGTTACTGACGGCTGGCTATTCCGTCGGCATCATGGCCCGGCATCTGGACGCACTACCCGACTTTTTCCAGCACCCTGCCATTCAATGGATACAGGGGGATGTCTGCGATCAGGCCACCGTCGACCATGCTGTCAGCCGGGCGACCTATGTGATCAATCTTGCCCATGGGGGTGGCAGTGGCGACTGGCAGGCAATCCAGCACGCCATGGTCGACTCAGCCCGCTATGTCGCGCTGGCCTGCCAAAGCCACGGGATCACACGACTGGTTCATCTGGGCTCCATCGCGTCTTTATATCTGGGGAATGACCGGACCGTGATTCACAACGCATCTCCGGTTGACAGTGCGCCCCACAACCGCGCCCATTACGCCAGAGCCAAAGCCATGGCCGATCAGATGCTGATGCATGAATTCAGCACGCTGGATGTCGTGCTGCTCAGGCCCGGTATTGTGGTTGGTGAAGGCGGCCTGCTCCAACACACCGGCATTGGCTTTTTCAACAACAGTCAGTATTTCATCGGCTGGAATCTGGGCCAGAATCCATTGCCCTTCGTGCTGGTGCAGGATGTCGCCTCTGCAACTCTGGCCGCCATGACCCAGCCCGATGCCAAAGGGAAAACATTGAACTTAGTCGGAGATGTCCGTCCCACGGCCCGGGAATATGTGGCCATGCTCAGAAAAGGGCTGTCACGCCCCTATCGCTATGTGCCTCAGTTGACGCTCTGGCTCTATCTGCAGGAACTGGGAAAGTGGGCGATCAAACGCATGGCTGGCCGGCATCCCGAGATTCCATCCCTGCGAGATCTGCGCTCCCGCGCCATGAATGCCCGCTTCGATACCAGCGGGGAAAAACGGCTGCTCAACTGGCATCCGGTCAATGACTGGCAGGTGTTCTATCAGCAGGCTGTGCTGGTCCATCAGCCACCGTCAGCAACAGCGATCCACTCTCAGGCCGATCAAGCGACTCCGGCAATGCACAACGCCTTGACCCCTGACTCGTCTTCAAAAAAGGTCAGCGCACTATGACGACAGTGCTGAACGTGTTCTCAACCTTTGCACTGGGCGGGCCACAGGTCCGGTTTGCTCAGTTGGTGAATGCCCGCTCAGCACGGGAGCGCCATGTGGTGATTGCGCTCGATGGTCAGCTCGAAGCCGCCAGCCGGATTGACCCGCAAAAGCAGGTGATCTGCATCGGATTGCCTGAACTCAAGGCGCTCCCGTTGCCGGCCAAACTCCGGCGAATTGCCGGGTATTTGCGGCAATACCGGCCCGATGTCCTGATGACCTACAACTGGGGCGCGATCGAATGGGCCTTGTGTAACCGTCTGCTGACTCATTGCAAAGGGATTCACTGGGAAGACGGATTCAACCCGGAAGAATCCGCACGTCTGCTACCGAGACGCAATCTGTTCCGCAGGCTGGCGTTGGGCGGCCGGACGCAAGTGGTGGTGCCGTCGCAAACACTGATGAGCATCGCCAGGCAAAACTGGCACATTCCTGCCTGCCGTCTGGTTTATTTTCCCAACGGTATCCGGATGCCGGAACAACCGGCAATATCCGCCACCACTCGCTTCCCGACACTGATCACCCTGGCGACGCTCAGAAAGGAAAAAAACCTGATCCGTCTGATTGATACTGTGGCAGAACAGGCGCCTCAATGCCGCCTGCTGATCGGGGGCGACGGCCCGCTGAAGCCGGACATTGAAGCCTATCTCAACCATCATCAGCTGGGCGGGCGAATTCAGCTGGCGGGCCGTATTGAGCAAGTCTGGCCCTTTCTGGCTCAGGGCGATCTCTTCTGCCTGTCTTCCGATACCGAACAGATGCCACTGTCGGTTTTGGAAGCCATGGGCGCAGCCTTACCCGTCATTGCAACAGATGTCGGCGATGTAAAAACCATGGTCGCCCCGGCCAATCAGCCTTTTGTGGTCCCGCCCTCCGGATACAGCCGGGCAATGCGGGGATTACTCTCCTCCCCCGAGCTGTGGTCGGAAATCGGCCAGGCCAACCGCCGCAAGGCGCAGGAGCAATTCAGCTTTCAAGTCATGCAGGAGAACTTTGCGCGTCTGCTGACCACACCATGCTGACCGATCCCGCGTGCTATTTTATAAAGACAAAGCCTGTAAAAGCGGTACAGGCCAGACTGGCAGGGAACAGCAATCATCGGTTGTGAGGCTGAGGACGAAACTTCCACTTGTCGATTCAATTTCACAGCAGTTCGTGATACCCTGCGCGCCCTTTCTTCCACTTGAGTGACAGCGGTAATGAGCAAAGGCACGTTATATATCGTTTCGGCCCCAAGCGGCGCAGGCAAATCCAGCCTGATCAACGCCCTGCTGGAAACCAACCCGACTTATGATATGAAGGTTTCGGTTTCCCACACCACACGCGGCATGCGCCCGGGTGAAGTTCATGGTGTTCATTACAATTTCGTCAGCGTTGAAGAATTCAAAGAGTTGGCCGAACAGAGTGCTTTTTTAGAGCATGCGGAAGTGTTTGGTAATTTCTACGGCACATCGCGCCTGTGGATTGAACAACAGCTCGAGAAAGGCATTGACGTCTTTTTAGATATCGACTGGCAGGGCGCGCAGCAAATTCGCCTGCAAATGCCCCAAGCCAAAAGTATTTTTATTCTGCCCCCATCGAAAGATGAACTTGAGCGCCGCCTCAACGCCCGTGGTCAGGACAGCGAGGCCGTGATTGCCCGCCGCATGCAGGAAGCCCAGTCTGAAATCTCGCATTACACCGAGTATGACTATGTGATCGTAAACGATGACTTTGACGTGGCCCTCATGGATTTTAAGGCAATCATTCGGGCTGAGCGATTGAAGCAAGACAAACAAGCTGCTAAATATAGCAGCATGCTTTCTGCGCTACTGGCGCAACAGTAAGTAATTTTGTACAATTTTCCATCTTTTTATTAAACCCACTGGAGTCCTCGATGGCACGTGTAACTGTTCAAGATGCTGTTGATAAAATTGGCAACCGTTTCGATCTGATCCAAATTGCTTCTCGCCGTGCACGTCAAATGCAAACTGGCGGTAAGGATCCATTGGTTCCTGAAGAGAACGATAAGTACACCGTCATCGCACTGCGCGAAATCGAAGAAGGCCTGATCACGAAAGACATCCTGGATGCACGTGAGCGTCAGGAAATGCAAGAGCAGGAAGCTGCTGAACTGGCAGCCGTGAGTGCCATTGCAGGTAACCAGCGCTAATTCAAGGAAGCGGGCAATTTGTATCTCTTTGATAGCCTGAAAGAAGTTGTAATTGAATACCTGCCTGAGACTCAGATTGAGGCGCTCAGGCAGGCCTATTTAGTCGCAAGAGACGCCCACGAAGGTCAGACCCGCTCCAGCGGTGAGCCTTATATCATCCACCCGATCGCCGTCGCTCGGATTCTGGCCGAAATGCGCCTGGACTATGAGACGCTGATGGCCGCATTGCTCCACGATGTGATCGAAGACACCGAAGTCACCAAAGATGACCTCGACAGTCGATTCGGTTCCACAGTCGCCGAGCTGGTGGATGGCGTGTCTAAGCTGGATAAACTGAAATTCCGCGATCGGAAGGAAGCCCAGGCGGAGAACTTCCGCAAGATGATCATGGCCATGGCCAATGACATCCGGGTCATCCTGATCAAACTGGCCGACCGGACCCACAACATGCGCACGCTGGGTGCACTTCGCCCGGATAAACGCCGCCGTATTGCCCGCGAAACGCTGGAAATCTTCTCGCCCCTTGCCCACCGTCTGGGTATTCACAATATCAAGACTGAGCTCGAAGAGCTGGGTTTCGAGGCCCTGTATCCGAACCGCTATCGGGTGCTGAAAGAAGTGGTTGCCGCCGCACGCGGTAACCGGAAAGAAATGATCAACCGGATCCACGCCGAGATTGAAGGCCGCCTTCACGACGCGGGGATCGACGGCAAAGTTGTCGGTCGCGAAAAGAACCTGTACTCCATCTACAACAAGATGAAGAACAAGGAACAGCGCTTCCATTCCATCATGGACATCTATGCCTTCCGGGTACTGGTGAACGATCTGGATACCTGCTATCGGGTGCTGGGACAGGTGCACAATCTGTATAAACCGCGTCCGAGCCGGATGAAAGACTACATCGCCATCCCGAAAGCCAACGGCTATCAGTCGCTCCACACCTCTCTGGTCGGCCCGCACGGGGTGCCTGTCGAAGTCCAGATCCGTACAGAAGACATGGATCAGATGGCGGACAAAGGGGTTGCAGCTCACTGGACCTACAAAGACCGGGAAAGCTCCGGTACCACAGCACAGGTGAAGGCCCAGCGCTGGATGCAAAGCCTGATGGAGTTACAGCAAAGTGCCGGTAACTCATTCGAATTCATTGAAAACGTCAAATCGGATCTCTTTCCGGACGAGATTTACGTCTTCACACCGAAAGGCCGGATTGTGGAACTGCCGGTCGGTGCAACCGCCGTCGACTTTGCCTACGCCGTCCATACCGATGTCGGCAATACCTGCGTCGGTGCTAAGGTCGATCGCCAGCCTTACCCGCTGAGTAAGCCGCTGAAAAACGGCCAGACGGTCGATATCATCAGTGCGCCGGGTGCCCGACCCAATGCAGCCTGGCTCAACTATGTGGTGACCTCGCGTGCCCGGACCAAAATCCGTCAGGTGCTGAAAACCATGCGCCGCGCCGAATCCATCACCCTGGGTCGTCGCCTGCTCAATCATGCGCTGGGTGAGCTGAATATCGATCAGATTGACCCGGTCACACTCGACAAAGTTCTCAAAGATCTCCGCCTCAAGGATGCCGAATCCCTGCTGGCTGCGATCGGTCTGGGTGAGCTGATGAGCGTGGTGATTGCCCGCCGTTTACTCGGCACGCTGGAAGAAGAGCCACAGAGCGACGACAAACGCCGGATGCCGATCCGGGGTGCCGACGGTATTCTGCTGACCTTTGCCAACTGCTGTCACCCGATCCATGGCGACCCGATCATGGCCTATGTCAGTCCGGGGAAAGGTCTGGTGATTCACCGTGAGGAATGCTCGAACATCCGCGGTTATCAGAAAGAACCGGACAAATACATGCCGGTGGAATGGAGCCGCGACTTCGAGCAGGAGTTTGTCACCAACCTCAAAGTGGATATGCAGAACCATCAGGGAGCGCTGGCCGATCTGACCAATACCATCGCCAATACCGGTTCGAATATTCAGGGCCTGTCGACGGAAGAAAAAGACGGCCGCCTGTATACCATCACCGTTCGCCTGACGACCAAAGGCCGGGTGCATCTGGCCAACATCATGCGCCGGATCCGGGTGATGCCGAACGTGGTCCGGGTTGCCCGGCAGAAGAACTGATCGGGCAACGATGCCCGACTGTGAATGAACTGACAAACGCCCGAAACGGGCGTTTGTGCTTTCCCGAGTGCTGAACAAATCAGCCTGAACTGTAACAAGAACGAAGCCCATGACCCCAGAACGCTTTGCGCGGATTCAGTCCGTCCTGGCCACCCGTCAGACCGATTTAACTTTGTGCCTGGAAGAAGTGCACAAGCCCAATAACGTCTCTGCCATCATTCGAACCGCAGACGCCGTGGGCGTGCACAAAGTCCATGCCGTCTGGCCAAACGACATGCGGGTACTGAGCCATACCTCGGCAGGCGCCCGGAACTGGGTCGAACTGCAAACCCATGACACCATGGCCAGCGCGGTCGGCCAGCTGAAAAGCGAAGGGATGCAGGTTCTGGCCACTCATCTTTCTGATCGCGCAGTTGATTTTCGCGAGATTGATTACACAAAACCCACGGCCATCATTCTGGGCGGCGAAAAAAACGGGATCACACCCGAAGCCTTAGCACTGGCCGATCAGGACATCATCATTCCCATGGTGGGTATGGTACAGTCGCTGAACGTCTCGGTTGCCAGCGCACTCATTCTGTATGAAGCGCAGCGTCAGCGACACAATGCCGGGATGTATGAACGGGAACACACACAGTTGCCGCCGGAAACCGTTCACCGTATTCTGTTTGAGCGCGGACACCCGGTGCTGGCCAAAGTTGCCAAACGCAAAAAACTGCCTTACCCGCCTCTGGATGATGCGGGCCAGATTGTCGCTGATGATGCCTGGTGGCAGGCCATTCAATCCCGGGATAAATAACCCCCGGATCTGACGGAGCACAGAGAACACAGGCATGAGCGGACAAATGCTGGAGACCATCGCCCTGACCGAATTGTCCGGCGTGGGCGCCAAAATGGCAGAAAAACTTAACAAGATCGGCCTGCATACCGTGCAGGATCTCCTGTTTCACCTGCCGCTCCGTTACGAAGACCGGACCCGGATCTGGCCAATCGCTGAAATTCGGCCCGGCCAGCACCTGACGGTTCAAGGAGAAGTGCTCAGCAATGCCATTTCCTTCGGCAAACGCCGGATGCTGACCGTCAGAATCAGCGACCAGTCCGGCGCTCTGACCCTGCGCTTTTTCAACTTCAATGCCGCGATGAAAAACGCCCTGTCCGAAGGCAAACAGGTGAAAGCCTATGGTGAAATCCGCCGTGGCCAGCACGGGCCTGAAATCATTCATCCTGATTACAAAGTTTTTTCCGAAACGACGGAACTGGCTGTCGAGGAAACCCTGACTCCGGTCTATCCCACAACAGATGGTCTGCGTCAGCTGACCCTGCGCAATCTGACCGACCAAGCCCTGAAACTGCTGGATAAAGCCGCCGTCACCGAGCTGTTACCGGAAGGCTTGTACGACCGCCAGATGACACTGGCGCAAGCCCTGCATGTGATGCATCGCCCCACGCCGGACGTGTCGCTGGATCAACTGGAAAAAGGGGAACACCCGGCGCAGAAACGCCTGATCCTGGAAGAATTGCTGGCGCAGAACCTGTCGATGCTGGCTGTGCGTGAAAAAGGCCAGCAGCATCAGGCCTGGCCCCTGCCGCCGAGTGAAACCCTGAAGCAGCAACTGCTGGCGGGTCTGCCATTCAGTCCGACAGGTGCACAGCAACGGGTGACCGCCGATATTGAAAGCGATCTCGCCAAACCCGTGCCCATGATGCGGCTGGTACAAGGCGATGTCGGCTCCGGAAAAACCCTGGTCGCCGCTTTGGCTGCGATCCGTGCGATTGAGCATGGCTATCAGGTCGCCCTGATGGCTCCGACCGAACTTCTGGCAGAGCAACACGCCCTGAATTTTGCCCAATGGCTGGCACCGCTGGATATTCAGGTTGGCTGGCTGGCCGGTAAACTCAAAGGCAAAGCCCGGGAAACCGAGCTGGCCCGGATTGAAAGCGGCGAAGCCAAAATGGTGGTCGGCACACATGCGCTGTTTCAGCAACAGGTCATCTTCAGCAATCTGGCATTGGTGATCATTGATGAACAACACAGGTTCGGGGTGCATCAGCGGCTGGAACTGCGGGAAAAAGGCGCCAATGAAGGCCGTTATCCGCATCAGTTGATCATGACCGCCACCCCCATTCCCCGCACGCTGGCAATGACCGCCTATGCCGATCTTGAAACCTCGGTGATCGACGAACTGCCACCAGGCCGGACGCCAATTCAGACCGTTGCCGTTTCAGACACCCGTCGTGCCGACATCATTGAGCGTATCCGGGCCGCCTGTCTCAGCGAAGGCCGGCAGGCCTATTGGGTTTGTACCCTGATTGATGAATCCGAAGTGCTGGAAGCACAGGCAGCGTCAGACACCGCCACCGAACTAACCGCTCAGTTACCGGAACTGAAAATCGGCTTGGTCCATGGCCGGATGAAAGCCGCAGAGAAACAGGACGTGATGCAGCGTTTCAAAGCCGGTGAATTGCACTTACTCGTCGCAACGACAGTGATTGAAGTCGGGGTAGACGTCCCCAACGCCAGCCTGATGGTGATCGAAAATCCCGAGCGATTAGGTCTGGCCCAGCTCCACCAGCTGCGTGGCCGGGTTGGCCGGGGCAGCGTCGCCAGTCACTGTGTGCTGCTTTACCATGCGCCACTGTCGAAAACGGCACAACAGCGTCTGGGCGTCCTCCGGGAAAGCAGCGACGGCTTTGTGATCGCACAACGCGATCTCGAAATCCGGGGCCCCGGTGAACTGCTCGGCACCAAGCAAACCGGCATCGCCGATTTCAAAGTAGCCGATCTGGTGCGTGACCAGCACTTAATCCCGCAAGTTCAGAAAATGGCGCGCTACCTGCACGATCAGTATCCCAGCAATGCAAAAGCCATTATCGACCGCTGGCTGGGTAATAAAGAAAACTACTCCAACGCCTGAGCGATACATCCAACTTGCGTCACTTTGGCGGCATGATGCCGCCATTTTCTGCTTTTATTCCGAAACAAATAACTGCGCAAACGTTTGCTAAATTGTGATGCGTCATTAAAATAGGGCCAATTTTGACCCAAGGGTCTTTTCCGGCTTCGAACTTTATCTGTTCAGATCTCCGTTTTGAAGCCGATCTGTCGACGTATGAAGGAATGCCCATGACCGGCCAGCACCGAGAAATCGAGCGTCCACGCTCTTCCGACCTCATTTACCGCCTTGAAGATCGCCCGCCGCTGCCACAAACCCTGTTTGCCGCCCTGCAGCATCTGCTGGCGATGTTTGTCGCTGTGGTGACGCCCTCGCTGATTATCTGTCAGGCGCTTGGATTACCGGCCAGTGATACCAACACCATTGTCAGCATGTCCTTGCTGGCTTCCGGTGTGGCTTCTTTCATTCAGATCCGCACCATCGGCCCGGTCGGCTCTGGCCTGCTCTCTATTCAGGGCACCAGCTTCAACTTTCTGGGTCCGATTATCGGCGCCGGACTGGCGATGAAAGCTGGCGGGGCTGATGTCCCAACCATGATGGCCGCTATTTTTGGGACGATCCTGGCCGCTTCGCTGACAGAAGTCGCCATTTCACGGATTTTACAGCACACACGTCGCGTGATTACGCCGCTGGTGTCCGGGATTGTGGTGACCCTGATTGGCCTGACGCTGATTCAAATCGGTCTGACTTCCATTGGTGGTGGCTATGCCGCCATTGAAAACGGCAGCTTCGGCAGTCTGGATAAACTGCTGCTGGCTGGCATTGTGCTGGGACTGATTGTGCTGATGAACCGGATGAAGAATCCTTACCTGCGGGTCTCTTCTATTGTGATCGCCATGGCTGCCGGAACGCTGGCCGCCTGGCTAATGGGCATGATCGAGTCCGACCGCCTGGCCGAGACCTCGCTGATGGCAATTCCAGTTCCGATGCAATACGGCCTGGGGTTTGACTGGTCGCTGCTGATCCCGCTGATCATCGTGTTTGCGATTACCTCGCTCGAAGCCATCGGTGATATTACCGCCACGTCTGAGACCTCTGAACAGCCGGTTTCCGGCCCGGTTTACATGAAACGTATCAAAGGTGGTGTACTGGCCGATGGCATCAATTCCGCGCTGGCCGCCGTGCTGAACAGCTTCCCGAATTCGACGTTCAGCCAGAACAACGGCATCATCCAACTGACAGGGGTTGCCAGCCGTTATATCGGCTATTTTGTGGCAGGCATGCTCGTCTTGCTGGGTCTGTTTCCTGTGGTCGCCAATCTGGTTCAGTTAATTCCAGAACCTGTACTGGGCGGCGCAACCATTGTGATGTTCGGCACTATCGCGGCTTCTGGTGTCCGGATTATTTCCCGCTGTGAACTGGACCGTCGGGCGATTCTGATTATGGCGTTGTCGTTCTCAATGGGCTTAGGTATTGCGCAAAAGCCGGAAATTCTCCAGTTCATGCCTGAGTTTGTGAAGAGTATTCTGTCTTCCGGCATGGCCGCTGGCGGCCTGACTGCGATCCTTCTGAACCTGATCCTGCCGGAAGAGAAGAAAGACTGATTCTGTCCGATCCCTCTTTGCCATGGGGAGGGAATTTCGGGATTTCAGCACGCGCGATTCGATCCCTCCCCCTTTTCAAGGGGGAGGCTAGTAGGGGTTATCGGACACACATGCCAACTCCGTGCTCGCTGCACGAACCCCACCCTAACCCTCCCCTTGCCAAGGGGAGGGAAACTTCGGGATTTCAGCACGCGCGATTCGATCCCTCCCCCTTTTCAAGGGGGGAGGCTAGTAGGGGGTTATCGGACACACATGCCAACTCCGTGCTCGCTGCACGAACCCCACCCTAACCCGCCCCTTGACAAGGGGAGGGAATTTCGTGATTTCAGCACGCGCTAATCGGTCCCTCCCCCTTTTCAAGGGGAGGTTAGGAGGGGGTTACCAAACACCAGCGCCAAATCCAAATCTGAGCGCGCTATACGAACCCCACCCTCACCCTCCCCTTGCCAAGGGGAGGGAATTTCGGGATTTCAGCACGCGTTAATCGATCCCTCCCCCTTTTCAAGGGGGAGGCTAGGAGGGGGTTATCGGGCACACATGCCAAGTCCGTGCTCGCTTCACGAACCCCACCCTAACCCGCCCCTTGCCAAGGGGAGGGAATTTCGGGATTTCAGCACGCGCGATTCGATCCCTCCCCCTTTTCAAGGGGGAGGCTAGGAGGCACACATGCCAACTCCGTGCTCGCTGCACGAACCCTACCCTAACCCGCCCCTTGCCAAGGGAAGGGAATTTCGGGATTTCAGCACGCGCGATTCGATCCCTCCCCCTTTTCAAGGGGGAGGCTAGGAGGGGGTTATCGGACACACATGCCAACTCCGTGCTCGCTGCACGAACCCTACCCTAACCCGCCCCTTGACAAGGGGAGGGAATTTCGGGATTTCAGCACGCTCGATTCGATCCCTCCCCCCTTTTCAAGGGGGAGGCTAGGAGGGGGTTATCGGACACACATGCCAACTCCGTGCTCGCTGCACGAACCCCACCCTAACCCTCCCCTTGCCAAGGGGAGGGAAACTTCGGAATTTCAGCACGCGCGATTCGATCCCTCCCCCTTTTCAAGGGGGAGGTTAGGAGGGGGTTACCAAACACCAGCGCCAAATCCAAATCTGAGCGCGCTATACGAACCCCACCCTAACCCTCCCCTTGCCAAGGGGAGGGAAATTTCAGAAGTGCAGCACGCGCGATTCGATCCCTCCCCCTTTTCAAGGGGGAGGCTAGGAGGGGGTTATCGGACACACATGCCAACTCCGTGCTCGCTGCACGAACCCCACCCTAACCCGCCCCTTGCCAAGGGGAGGGAAGTTTCAGGAAATCAGGACTTACTGCCCCGTTTACCGTTCTGTTTCACCGTGCGCACAGGCAGGCTGACTTGTACCCGAAGGCCACCTTCACTGCGGTTGCTGAACTGAATCTCGCCTTCATGTTGATCCACGATGCGCTTCACAATCGCCAGACCAAGTCCGGTACCTTCTGCATCACTCCCCCGGGCACTGTCGCCGCGGGTCAGTGGCTGCAGCATTTTGGCAACCTGATCCGGCTCGATGCCCGGACCATCATCTTCAACGCAGAACCAGGCCATTTTTCGATCCGCCGTCATCCCACTGGTGACATGCACCCAGCCGTGACCATAGCGTAATGCGTTGATCACCAGATTGGTAATCAAGCGTTTAATCGCCACTCCATTGACGTAAACTTTGCCGCTCACAGGACCCAGTACAGTTTCAATGCCCCGTTCGATCCCCCCTTCGGCTTCCACCACATCTTCGACCAGAATATTCAGATCATGCAGTTCCTGCTCCAGCAGATGGGTTGATTTCAGATACTCCATGAACTGATTGATGATGGCATTACACTCTTCCGTGTCTTTAATCATACTCTCAGCCAGATAAGCATCTGCCGGGGACATCATTTCAGTCGCCAGACGGATCCGGGTCAACGGCGTACGCAAGTCATGACTCACACCGGCCATCAGCAGTGCCCGATCATCTTCCAGTTGCTTGATGCCTTCACCCATCCGGTTGAAGGCTTTAGTTACCGCCCGAATTTCCGACGCGCCCTGCACTTCCAGATGCGGTGGCGATCCGCCTTTCGCCACTTCCAGCGCAGCCTGCTCCAGCGCAACCAAGGGACGATTCTGAATCCGGATGAACAGCCAGCCGCCAGCAATTACCATAAAGGCGATAAACAAGCTGTAACCAAACAGCGGCGCGAAATCATCTTCCTGTAATTCAGACAAAGGCACCCGCATCAGAAAACCCGGCATTGCATCGCAATCGAGCCACAGCACATAACTGTCGGCCCCCAGCACCAACCGGACTTCCGTTGGCGTGCCCAGCTCCCGGGTCATCTCATCACTCAGGTAATCAATCTTGCTTGCAGCACGGAACTCTTCTGACTCCGGGCTGTTATCCGCATGCAGCGTGACGCCCAACTGTTCCAGCAACTGACGGCGTAAAGGGGTATCGAGATGAAAGGTATGGCCATCTGCCAGCTCAACATCTTCTTTGAGCATCAGCCGGACTTCGTAGGCCATGATCCGGTTGAACTGCTGCAAACTGGGCAGCAAGGCATAGTTCAACACAGCCAGATAAGAAAAAATCTGGCTGGCAATCAACAGGCCAGCCAGCAGAATGAGTGTGCGGGTAAACGTCGAGCGCGGCGACAGGCGCATCGGCATAATTTACGCCTCACTGCCATCGGGAACGAAAACGTAACCCAGTCCCCAAACGGTCTGGATATAACGCGGACGGCTCGGATCTTCTTCAATCATGCGGCGAAGCCGAGAGATCTGCACATCAATGGAACGCTCCATCGCTGAATATTCGCGGCCACGGGCCATATTCATCAGCTTATCGCGCGACATCGGCTCACGGGCATTGGTCACCAGCGCTTTCAGCACGGCGAATTCACCGGATGTCAGTGGCATCGATTCTTCGCCACGGAACATTTCACGGGTGCCCAGATTCAGACGAAACTCACCAAAGGTGATGATTTTGCCTTCCACACTCGGCGCGCCCGGCGCCTCAACGGTCTGACGACGTAACACGGCACGGATACGGGCCAGCAACTCACGCGGGTTAAACGGTTTTGGCAGATAGTCATCGGCGCCGACTTCCAGCCCGACAATTCGGTCGACTTCGTCGCCCTTGGCAGTCAGCATCAGGATCGGCAGCATGTTGTTGGCGTTCCGCAGACGACGGCAAATCGACAAGCCATCCTCACCCGGTAACATTAAATCCAGGACCATCAGGTGGAAATTCTCACGCGCCAGCAGGCGATCCATCTGTTCGCCATTCGCTACACTGCGGACCTGAAAACCCTGCTCAGACAGATAACGCTCCAGCAGCGCACGCAGGCGCATGTCGTCATCGACCACTAAAATCTTGAAATTGTCTTGCATCGTTACACCTTATGGTTCGAATTCCGGATGTCGCCGGGACGATATTTTACGCGACCCTTGCCTTTTCTGACTGAAATGGTGCGCAATTCTTCACCGTAAATTGTTACCGAGTATGTCAACTCAGTGACCGTTCTGCACAGTTTAGTCGTTGAGATAAGTTATCGT
Proteins encoded in this region:
- a CDS encoding uracil-xanthine permease family protein: MTGQHREIERPRSSDLIYRLEDRPPLPQTLFAALQHLLAMFVAVVTPSLIICQALGLPASDTNTIVSMSLLASGVASFIQIRTIGPVGSGLLSIQGTSFNFLGPIIGAGLAMKAGGADVPTMMAAIFGTILAASLTEVAISRILQHTRRVITPLVSGIVVTLIGLTLIQIGLTSIGGGYAAIENGSFGSLDKLLLAGIVLGLIVLMNRMKNPYLRVSSIVIAMAAGTLAAWLMGMIESDRLAETSLMAIPVPMQYGLGFDWSLLIPLIIVFAITSLEAIGDITATSETSEQPVSGPVYMKRIKGGVLADGINSALAAVLNSFPNSTFSQNNGIIQLTGVASRYIGYFVAGMLVLLGLFPVVANLVQLIPEPVLGGATIVMFGTIAASGVRIISRCELDRRAILIMALSFSMGLGIAQKPEILQFMPEFVKSILSSGMAAGGLTAILLNLILPEEKKD
- the envZ gene encoding two-component system sensor histidine kinase EnvZ; this encodes MRLSPRSTFTRTLILLAGLLIASQIFSYLAVLNYALLPSLQQFNRIMAYEVRLMLKEDVELADGHTFHLDTPLRRQLLEQLGVTLHADNSPESEEFRAASKIDYLSDEMTRELGTPTEVRLVLGADSYVLWLDCDAMPGFLMRVPLSELQEDDFAPLFGYSLFIAFMVIAGGWLFIRIQNRPLVALEQAALEVAKGGSPPHLEVQGASEIRAVTKAFNRMGEGIKQLEDDRALLMAGVSHDLRTPLTRIRLATEMMSPADAYLAESMIKDTEECNAIINQFMEYLKSTHLLEQELHDLNILVEDVVEAEGGIERGIETVLGPVSGKVYVNGVAIKRLITNLVINALRYGHGWVHVTSGMTADRKMAWFCVEDDGPGIEPDQVAKMLQPLTRGDSARGSDAEGTGLGLAIVKRIVDQHEGEIQFSNRSEGGLRVQVSLPVRTVKQNGKRGSKS
- the ompR gene encoding two-component system response regulator OmpR, translated to MQDNFKILVVDDDMRLRALLERYLSEQGFQVRSVANGEQMDRLLARENFHLMVLDLMLPGEDGLSICRRLRNANNMLPILMLTAKGDEVDRIVGLEVGADDYLPKPFNPRELLARIRAVLRRQTVEAPGAPSVEGKIITFGEFRLNLGTREMFRGEESMPLTSGEFAVLKALVTNAREPMSRDKLMNMARGREYSAMERSIDVQISRLRRMIEEDPSRPRYIQTVWGLGYVFVPDGSEA
- the recG gene encoding ATP-dependent DNA helicase RecG produces the protein MSGQMLETIALTELSGVGAKMAEKLNKIGLHTVQDLLFHLPLRYEDRTRIWPIAEIRPGQHLTVQGEVLSNAISFGKRRMLTVRISDQSGALTLRFFNFNAAMKNALSEGKQVKAYGEIRRGQHGPEIIHPDYKVFSETTELAVEETLTPVYPTTDGLRQLTLRNLTDQALKLLDKAAVTELLPEGLYDRQMTLAQALHVMHRPTPDVSLDQLEKGEHPAQKRLILEELLAQNLSMLAVREKGQQHQAWPLPPSETLKQQLLAGLPFSPTGAQQRVTADIESDLAKPVPMMRLVQGDVGSGKTLVAALAAIRAIEHGYQVALMAPTELLAEQHALNFAQWLAPLDIQVGWLAGKLKGKARETELARIESGEAKMVVGTHALFQQQVIFSNLALVIIDEQHRFGVHQRLELREKGANEGRYPHQLIMTATPIPRTLAMTAYADLETSVIDELPPGRTPIQTVAVSDTRRADIIERIRAACLSEGRQAYWVCTLIDESEVLEAQAASDTATELTAQLPELKIGLVHGRMKAAEKQDVMQRFKAGELHLLVATTVIEVGVDVPNASLMVIENPERLGLAQLHQLRGRVGRGSVASHCVLLYHAPLSKTAQQRLGVLRESSDGFVIAQRDLEIRGPGELLGTKQTGIADFKVADLVRDQHLIPQVQKMARYLHDQYPSNAKAIIDRWLGNKENYSNA
- the trmH gene encoding tRNA (guanosine(18)-2'-O)-methyltransferase TrmH; its protein translation is MTPERFARIQSVLATRQTDLTLCLEEVHKPNNVSAIIRTADAVGVHKVHAVWPNDMRVLSHTSAGARNWVELQTHDTMASAVGQLKSEGMQVLATHLSDRAVDFREIDYTKPTAIILGGEKNGITPEALALADQDIIIPMVGMVQSLNVSVASALILYEAQRQRHNAGMYEREHTQLPPETVHRILFERGHPVLAKVAKRKKLPYPPLDDAGQIVADDAWWQAIQSRDK